From a single Bacillota bacterium genomic region:
- a CDS encoding MFS transporter produces the protein MLREWPWMATKLFNRNFTLLWLGQSVSQLGNGAGFIAVMWWIQTTTGSAMALGTLAMIQSLIGVGLGPFAGTLVDRANRKHIIVLSDLVRGLLSLLLAWLVFTDGLTLPALFLVKGITAVCAHFFYPAIGASIPLLVPDKELERANSLNQITINLVNIIGFGAGGILVALTGVPALLLINGLAFIVSAISEMFIHIPTVNKTKPVGGARAFLGEIVTGIQYIRGNQVLFKILQVAMILNFFFAPYFVLLPLFVSDHLGAGSDVYGYLLSAQMLGALTATLIISLSQVVKRNLWLVKWGLVIQAATMLVLPFLPRELWLIHTGLFAVGGLFNAFVNIFFGALVQRTSDPKHLGKVFGVMSTMTGGLQPLSQGLSGALADFIKVPVIYTVCSIANGASGVMFTQIRGIDRFLAGEKQPQEQPVAAKTATANA, from the coding sequence ATGTTAAGGGAGTGGCCCTGGATGGCAACGAAATTATTTAACCGCAATTTTACTCTACTCTGGCTGGGACAGTCTGTCTCCCAGTTGGGAAATGGCGCCGGGTTTATCGCCGTTATGTGGTGGATTCAGACCACCACCGGCTCTGCAATGGCCCTGGGAACCCTGGCGATGATTCAGTCTCTGATTGGCGTCGGCCTCGGTCCCTTTGCCGGAACTTTGGTCGATCGCGCCAACCGCAAACATATAATTGTACTCAGCGACCTGGTCCGGGGCCTGCTCAGTTTGCTGCTGGCCTGGCTGGTCTTTACTGACGGCCTTACCCTGCCCGCGCTCTTCCTGGTGAAAGGTATTACCGCCGTCTGCGCCCACTTCTTTTATCCGGCTATCGGCGCTTCCATCCCCCTGTTGGTTCCCGATAAGGAACTGGAGCGGGCAAACTCCCTGAATCAAATCACCATCAACCTGGTGAATATAATCGGATTTGGCGCCGGCGGCATTTTGGTGGCCCTGACCGGCGTGCCCGCCCTGCTCCTAATCAACGGCCTTGCCTTTATTGTCTCGGCCATCTCAGAAATGTTCATCCATATTCCAACTGTGAATAAGACCAAACCCGTAGGCGGGGCCAGGGCTTTCCTGGGTGAGATTGTCACCGGCATCCAGTATATCCGGGGCAACCAGGTTCTGTTCAAAATTCTTCAGGTGGCGATGATTCTCAACTTTTTCTTTGCCCCCTACTTTGTCCTCCTGCCCCTCTTTGTCAGCGATCACCTGGGCGCCGGCAGCGATGTCTACGGTTACCTGCTCAGCGCTCAGATGCTGGGTGCGCTGACGGCCACTTTGATCATCTCCCTGAGCCAGGTTGTCAAGCGCAACCTTTGGCTGGTGAAATGGGGCTTAGTGATACAGGCGGCGACAATGCTGGTCTTGCCCTTCCTGCCCCGGGAGCTTTGGCTCATTCACACCGGACTCTTCGCAGTAGGCGGCCTCTTCAACGCCTTTGTCAATATCTTCTTTGGCGCCCTGGTTCAACGCACTTCCGACCCCAAACATCTGGGCAAAGTCTTCGGGGTCATGAGCACCATGACCGGCGGCCTTCAGCCCCTTTCCCAGGGCTTATCGGGAGCACTGGCCGACTTCATCAAAGTGCCTGTAATTTACACAGTCTGCAGCATCGCCAACGGCGCCAGCGGTGTGATGTTTACTCAGATCCGTGGCATCGACCGCTTCCTTGCGGGGGAGAAACAACCCCAAGAGCAACCTGTGGCCGCCAAAACTGCCACTGCCAATGCTTGA